tggaagagagagaaaagggaatatatacagttatataaagaaatggatagttttaaaaaataaagtctttaaagagacagtaaaggtaatataaaaaataagccatgtaaagatggatattacacagagaatctggattgtgttgtctttgggattcttaactgcaaaaaaatatttgattgtaaaagctgttgagttatgccaatatgtatattttaaaggtaccttgacttcaaaatttggatctaaggatatgttactttggaaagaaggctctgcttttgtttccacagaaagccagaggctatgtatttgttccagattaagatacatcaggtttgaccagccaagcccccctgaaaggtctccgatgacatcgtggcccagatgattcaacatccagaatggtttcaagtcaactggctcagacaatacacacTCACGGattattccataatcctaaaattttctttatgtccccataagaatacagcacccccatccagcaggaagtagtatgagaaactATGCccaaaatttccaaatataccaagctcgctttggagatggaattggctcattccttctctaaacccaaatatattgaaaaaaaaattgaaagattcttgtgtcccatatcagaagagccctctggtgtaggacagagaaaaaccaatatttttatttaaaccaggttaattataaatacaatatctttctaaaagaagaaagggggatatgatatagatatataggatataggtatgataggataaaagggtaaattgctGAACCtacgtttttatttatttatttatttatttatttatttatttatttatttatttatttattttttttggttttttcgagacagggtttctctgtgtagctgtgcgcctttcctggagctcacttggtagcccaggctggcctcgaactcacagagatccgcctgcctctgcctcccgagtgctgggattaaaggcgtgcgccaccacgcccggcctatttatttatttatttatttattttttggtttttcgagacagggtttctctgtgtagctttggaactcactctgtagtccaggccggcctcgaactcacagtgattcacctgcctctgcctcccgagtgctgggattagaggtgtgcgccaccaccgcccggctgctgaacctacttttaaagagcaacaacttgtttaaaaatgttttacattgctaaagattttagtttattgatacaagtttaaaattaattttgttatattgtatatatatatatatatatatatatatatatatatatatatatttctattctcatttgaggtattatgtttatgtaactcatttagattgtaatggataattaagaaatacagattaagccgggcggtggtggcgcacgcctttaatcccagcactcgggaggcagagccaggcggatctctgtgagttcgaggccagcctgggctaccaagtgagctccaggaaaggtgcaaagctacacagagaaaccctgtctcgaaaaaccaaaaaaaaaaaaaaaaaaaaaaagaaatacagattaataattagtctttcatgatagtcaaacttatagtcatgtagttttctaggtatacatagatatatttcagatagataggtaatcttcaaatacttcaaagacctacagaatatggcatttaaattgtttttaaaaattttagactttctggacagtgagacatgcctgctctgggcagcaccaatttacttcagagaggaggatgggcatcaaagacactccatatggagtttatcttcttcttggcaaaaatagccacttgggcaagaaactgttctttcctggactgcttgatccactggacatgcaggacccatagaatgATGACtattgaactttgcttggcaaaatggtccttcaggttcctgcttcgcagaggaaactgccagacattctacaggacacagagaaaattgactgagagactctaggcctatgggctgaagacagatgccccaactttacaaaagaactttggatgactgtccaggctgtcagctgtctttgtctacgctgcaagactcccgaaagttgcttgcatccttctcccatttctcgggtagtattatatccttctgaggtctttgatgtagttgaagactagatagttatgattttccttagttatgataaaagataagttagatatgaaaccttagactcacaaatataggatagataggatatcttctttaatattgtaactgtaattcttgcttgataattgttttgttatatgtaattttactatgttaaagttaaaaccttcctttttgaaaaaaaagaaaaaggggaagtgctgtggatgattgattaataaataaaacactgattggccagtagccaggcaggaagtataggcgggacaagcagagaagagaattctgggaagtggaaggctgagtcagagaggcgctgccagccaccgccatgacaagcgagatataaggtaccagtaagccatgagccacgtggcaacttatagattaatagaaatggttaatttaagatataagaacagctagcaagaagcctgccatggccatacagtttgtaaataatataagtctctgtgtttacttggttgggtccaagtggctgcaggactggcgggtaagagagatttgtcctgaccgtgggccaaggaagaccaggaaaactctagctacaaggaagTTTTTAGAAGAGGAGTCTTTGTGGCAAAAAGCAAGGAAGTTCTGTAAAAACCCCGAGGGTGTgtcaaaagaatgaaagaattagAAGGGTTCCCACAGGCCTAATCTGGATAATCTGAGCACCAAAATAAGTAACCATGGCAATAGTAGCACCAAATAAAATAGCCCATGAGTGTATTTAATATAGATAAGCAAATAAGGGTCAGAGGGCCAGGTCTTCTGTATCATACATTAGCAAATGATAAGTACAGGAGCAATAGACCTGGAATATCAGCATTATGTAACCACTTCAGTAATGATGACTTAGACAGAATAACCAATGGCCACTAACACTAGTCACTGAAGTGCCGAGAACAGGGTGTTTGCACAGACTGCACTCtcctggggtctggagagatggctcggtggttaagaatcCACACCGCAGTTGGAGAAGATGacagtttggttctcagcatctctCAAACTGCCCGAAACTCCAGCTCAGTCAGGAtcagtgacctcttctggcttccgtgggCACTTGCagtcatgtacatgtgtgtacgtacacacacacacacacacacacacacacacacacattttttttaattaaaaaatgagaatatggtcaaaacatattgcatgaaaaaaaatagataaattttaaaagttggccatgatggtgcacacctttagttccagtgctcaggaaacagagatgggtggatctctgagcttgaggccagtctgttctacatattgagtttctGGAACAGCTATGGCtacgtagagagaccctgtctcaacaaacaaacaaacaaaaacttataaAAACAGTTCCTTACAATCAACTTATTAACTACAAAGAGATCAGCAGTAACTCCATAGTCAGTTAACTTGGTGAAAACCATCATAACCATTAGATCAAAGTGAATAACGCTAACAAACAGCCAGGGGTAGCGGTGTGGtggtatggtggcacatccctataagccagcactcagaagactgacaCACAATCTTGGCTTCAAGACCAACTTGCATTAAAGAACTAAACCATGtcttaataataacaacaataaaaagagacACACCAACCTCTTGTGTCTCTGATATGTTGCCTCTACAAGGACTTAATATCATTCCTTTGGCACACCTGCCGAAATCGCACAACTGGAATCTGATTatgaagaaatagtaaagaaaccAAACTGAAGAGTTTGTCCTAATACCTGGCCTGtgatcccaaacaaacaaaaaagggcaaGTTTATGCAAACCGAGAGGAGGCCTAGAGctggctgagattaaaggggaaTAAAGCAAGACAAACAGCACGTGAAACACGTGACCCTGGAGTGGACACCATATCAGGGGAAATCGGTATAAAGGGCATTATTGGAGCAACTGGTAAAGTACAAATACGACCTCTGGATCAGATAAGAATTTAGTATCAAGGTTCCATTTTCTGATTTTGATAAGTATGTGTGGTTATGCAAGAGAAAGCTTTTGTTCTCAGGAAATACACACATGTAGATGTTTATGGATGGCGGGATAAAtagagaaagagtgtgtgtgtgtgtgtgtgtgtgtgtgtgcgtgcacatgcacacacatgtatagatGGATAAATATCAAATAACAGACTGGAGCTGGGCCTTAGTAGcatagacctgtaatcccagctacccaAGAGTCTAAGGCAGAATCACAAATTCAATGCCtgtctgggctatagagtgagttcaaagccaaccgtACCAACTttagtgaaacacacacacacacacacacacacacacacacacacacacacacacacctgcctccaTACACATACTCTTAAAGcctggggatatagcttagtgaTGGATTACATTCTAGGTTCAATCCTGAgttcagaaaacaaagacaaaaactggGCCAAAACGGGCAAAATAGAGGCAATTTGTTGGGAGGCTAAAAATGTGGCTTCTATGGCCCAGCAAGAAGCCTTTTTACGCTTACTCAACTGAAAAGAATGCCTCTGTCCAATAAGGACAGACACAAAAATGTTTATAGTAGTAAAAACTAGAGCAACAAAAATACTGGGAGCAACTTGTGATAGTTAACTTTTCGTTAACTTAGCTAAACAACCTGGCAGTCATTTGATTAAACATTGTCTAGATGCTGTTGTCAAAGTATTTTGTAGATACATTTACCATCAACATTTATccattttaaatgaagtttacTGTATATAATGTAGAGGGCTTGTGCAATCACTTAAGAGCCTTAAAACCAAAACTCAGAGGTTTCCCAGAGAAGGAGGAACCCACCCTGCCTAGGTTTCCAGGCTGCTTCCAGGCAGACTTCAGGCTCAAGACCCCAACAGCATCAGGAGTGTCCTGTCCAGGACAGCCTGGCAAAACATGAATGTGCTAGCCCCCGAGATCATGTCAgtgacttcctttttaaaaatctctcttcGAAGCTTAGATAAGGTGCTGGGACGTTGAGGGCCTTAATAGGAAGGTCAGTCTTATTTTAAAGCCTttcgtggtggcgcacacctttaatcccagcactggggaggcagaggcaggtggatctctgtgagttcgaggccagcctggtctacagagcgagttccaggataagcagggctacacagaaaaactctatctcaaaaaaagaaaaaaacaaaacaaaacaaacaaaaaaaaaaccaacaacaacaaaaaacacctgcCGTCTCCAAAAGTGGAAAGCTGTCCAACAATCCCCTCCTCTGTAACCTGAGGACACCGGCCGCCACATTCAGCTGAATCCTACAGGCCCAGCACTGTCCCTTTATGCCGTCACTCTGTTCGTATTTATAGGTGTTTATATTTCCACTTGGGCCGCATCATTTCCTAAGTGTCGTCACTTTGAATAACTGGAGACCACAGCCCCACATGGTCACAGCAGTGACACATAGCACTAACCCTCCCACAGGCCCGAGGCTGCTGCTGCACCCTTGTCTGCTCCGTCCTGGGCCGAAGGGGAAATGGCCCATCCTGAGGGCGAGAGCAGCATGTCTGCTCGTAAATCTTGGTGTCTGACCACAACTCTTCCAGTCAGGCAGGTCTAGTCTGGGTGCAGAAAGTCAAAAGACCATGACACTGTCTTGGGAGCTGTCTATGGGAGACACACAGTCAAGAGTACAAGACAACCCAGCACAGGTTCCCACCCGAGTGACAATGTTCCTGTGTCACCTCCGTCGAGGTGATGGCCCAGACGCCCTCAGCTAGAGCCCCTGCTTCTGCGTTGTCCTGAGTCTGGCTTCACACATTTCTTCAGTCAAGTCCTGTTAGCCGCGAAGTCCAAGCTCCTCGAACCGACTTCCAGACTCTGTGCTCCGACCCTCCCTGGATGACATGACAGCTGTCTCAATATTTTTGAAGGGCTGTCAGAGGAGAGGGGGATTAGTGGCTTCTGTGCTGCCCCAGCAGGCAGAAGGAGCCATCAGAGGTGGAAATTACAGGGAGACTTAAATGCCTCCATTTCTAAAGAAATTGTCTAGAGTGTATGAAGTCAATGTGGGTGGTAAGGGTGCTGGTGAGGTGGGGTGTTCCAGGTTGTTTACGGAGCTCTACTGTGGAAGCCCCAGGACTCTACCTCTGGCCACCAGTCTAACCCATTATTGCACATCCAACCTCAACGACTGCTGTGTGGCGTTTCTGACAGTGTACACAGACTGCCCATCAAGCCTTTCAAAGTAATGAAGGCAGACCCAGGAGGAGCATAGGTTTCGAAGCGACTGCAGTTTGTGTTAGTGCCGTACCTTCTGGAGGCAGCTGGGGTTAGAGAGGCTGGGCCAAACAATGTAAAATCCTGTTGGCCACGATGAAGAACCTGGCTTTTATTCTAAAGGCAACAAGAACAGGCATGTGACAGGACCCCTGAGCGGAAGCAGGAGACCATGGGTTTTGTCTTAGAAGTTTTGGGGCAATGGTCCTGATGGCCTCGCCCAGCAGCAAGTCCCGGACACAAGAGCAGGGCCAGGGAAGCAGACAAAGATGCTGTAGAGTACAGTAAGACTCCTGGAGAGACGCAAAGCAACATGGCTTCTAAGGGACGTCCGGACCCTGGCGTTCCTGTAGTCCGGCTCACTCAGCTCCACCAGCTCACCTCCACTGTGGTGTTACTCTGCTCCCGTCCTCTTTCTATCTAGCTATCTGCTTGTGCTCATCCAGAGTCTAACTTCCGCCGCTATGCTTGTTTCTGGTAAAGCTATACAGAGGACAGAGTGGACATTTATAGAGCACAGTGTTGTGTGACCATTCAcattgaagaggcagaaggaattTAACGATGTGGAAAAATGGATACTATATTCTATTATATAGAAGGAGCTGGTTACAGGGAAATCTTACTctcaaaaatgagtaaaaattatTTGTGGATGTACCTCAGTGGCaagcttgcctagtatgcacaggggcccgggttcaatcctcagcaccaccacccccacatacacaaatataaactTATACATTGAAAAATGACATCAAAGCATCATATTCTAGTCTaggttggtggtacatgcctatattCTGAGTATTGGGAAGgtcgaggcaggaagattgtgagtttgaggctggcctgggctacaaagtgagaccttatcacacacacacacacacacacacacacacagtagtgcagcacttgcctagcacgcacaatGCACTGGGCTGTCTCCAGAACTGCAAaataaatcaacaacaacaacaaagccgcATTCTCTAGGATCAGAGGCATTTCCTTGTTAAACTGTTTTCTAAATTCTACAAAGTTAGCATGATTTTGCTGTTACAGAAGTCTTCTTCTTTGCTAGTCACCTTTCTGTCAACTGACCTACACTTAACCTCTTCTGCCCTGCCACTGTGAACCAAGTGCCCTTTGTCATTTCAGGATTACTTATTTACAATGGCTGTATCTCTCCAATTCAGGGTTTTCTCTAGCCAAATTGCAgcttatttttttccatcttcccTGGTGTATGGCAGTGTGATGAAACTGCCTACTTGGAATGGGGTCAAGGTATGCCACGAACATACTTATTCAAAAGGCTCTGGACCTTCTGGGCCAACAAATACCCCTTGGTCTCTTGGGTGTAGTGAGCTCTATAGAGATGACCCAGGCACCTGGTCACTGGCATCTTAGACCTTGGCCCTATGACACTATTCTGTCTCTAGTGGTTAGGCTGAGACCCACCCTCCCCCCAGAACCAAATACCAAGTGAACCAACCATCCTCTGGAAGCCAGACCACAACTGGAAGTTGGAAGGTCACTTTTGTAATTTCTATTTGTGAACAGCATTAGAGCCAAGAGGGTCTCTAGGGGCCACCATTTCTTTAGAAAATACCCCCTCATCCCCTTCTTACAAAATGAGCCTCACGTCACTGTGCCTAATGCACATCAGCTATTTCATCAGCAGTCTTTCCAGATAGCTGACTGGTCCAGACAGCTGCTCCTGCTTTGGGGGGCTTGGTCCATGCCGGGGAGCAGCGCCTCACTCATGTTTTCCCCAGTAAACCGCCTGACATGACCTCTGCAGCAATAGCATGGCAGCGACCGCATCCAGAGGCAACCCTAGCTCCTTTGGCCACCACTCAGCACCCCTGGCATCTCTCCTTGCCCGCCCTACCGGAGAGGTGGCTGCCTACTTAAGCAGAGCACAGGGACCCCGCTGTGGCCTTGACAGTTGCTTTCAAGTGCATTCAGACACAATTCTCCACAGATGCTTGAAGAGCTgtcaggggaaggacgacaggATTTATTCCGTCACTAAATCTCTTGCTCCTCTAACCCTGACGGGACTCCAGCCTCCTCGTCAGTCCGGATGCAGACCACCGTGCAGCTGACTCTAACAGCCTCTACATGGTCTGCCTGCCTGTCCAGTCACGCTCCCCCTAATCCTTCTCCAGGAGCCCAAGTGATCTATTTAAATGCTGGATCTGATCACGCCCGCCTCCTTTAAAGCCCGTAATGCTTTGCTTCGCCTCAGGGTAAACTCTGAAGCCCTGAGCACTGCTCTAAGCCCCAGCCCTTGCTCCCCTTCCCAGCTGCAGCCTCACCCGTTTCATTCCTGCCAAGCACTCTCCCACCTCCAAGCGTTGGCCTCAAATAGCCCCCTCCCTCGTCTCCTACTTAGCCGATCTGTCCAGGTGCCACTTGGACGCCACTTCTTCTGCTCCTACTCCAGCCCTCTGAGGTTAAACTAGGATTCATACATCCCCTAGGAGTGTTCTAGATTTAAACTTCTCTCTTGCCATTTTGTCTTCCAAGTGTCTGTTTACATATAAGTTCTCCAGACAATAAGCTCCTTGAAGGCTAAAACTTTTTAATTTATCATCACTTCTCTAACCCCAACCAGGGATGCCCGAGATACTCCATTGCTTCTGCAAGGTGAATGACAAGATGACAGGTCCGCACCAAGGAACTTGCTAATACTGACCACCCAACCCAGTACAAGCCCTGCCTCCGAGTCTCCGGACAGCATCCTTGAGGACAACAGGATTACAGTGCCTCTGCTACTCTACTCATCTCCTGTATGCAGTTAGATTCCCTCATGGGGTCACTATCCTGGTCAGTCCCTGCTTACTCCTCGGAGGTCTCGGGTACGTCACAGCCTCCCTGAGCCTGTCAGTCAATCAGAGGCGATTTGCATTGCCTGCTCCACTCCTCTGCCAGAATTGAATGTAGAGACCGTATATCCCAAGTATCTTGTAACATGTGCAAGCAGGCTGTTGATGACTCTCCACGGTAAAACACATGCCTGGCACTcacgaggccctgggctcaatccccaggaTCACAAAACAAACATTACAAGTCAAATGAAGTCTTGTACTCCAATCTGTGGGACTTGCAGTTTCAGTGAATAATTTTAATTCTGCAACTGCACAAATAAGTGCCACACGTAAACTTCACTGCTCAGGCAGAACCTAGAACTGGACCAAGAGATGAGCAACTCTGTGCCCCGCTGATTAACGGAAAGGGCACTGGTGGGATGAGGAGCACCTGCTGTGTTCCTGCATCTGGGAGGCACCTTAAGTTGACTATTTAGACAAGGGAAGCCGGGCCTTACACTCCTAAACCATCTCAAGTCAGCAGACATATGCAGCCCTTCCAAGTCAGGACCGGCTGACAAGATTGCATGCCATGCCCCCCTTGACAAGACAAACCCAACACAACatttaaagacttttttctttttaattaggaaCCAGGGGAATGTGCTGCTTATCCCTCTGCAACGGTCTGGAGCAGGTCACCAGGTCCAGGATGCGGGTCACCAGAGGTACTGCGGTGGGCTTTGCCGaacttgctgaggacccaggagGACAGACGGTGGTGGCAACAGACGTCGGCAAGAACTAGTGTTAGCCAACTAGAGCCTGGAGCGAGCCCTCTCCCTCTCGTCCAACTCCACTCGCGACTGGATGGGCCGTGAGCAGAGAATGTGCTGGAGGGCAGGATGCAGCGATGCCGTCGGAGCCATCAGAGCCTGGtccactctgtccttcctcacttGGCGGCCCTCCACTCGTCCTGCCGCTTTGTGATTAGGTATTTGAAGAATTCATACACAGACCACGCAATGGCCGTGGAGGGGATCTGGTAAATGACTCTGGCCTGCACCCCTCGGAAGTAGGCAGTCAGCCCGCCTACTTGATAAACCGTCCTGAAGGCACTAGCCATGCCTGTGATGTGTCCTGTAAtgtttgagttcaaagccaggggTTCCTGGGTGTTGAGCAGTGTTTTGCAGACGTCCAGTGGGGTTGTAGCGGCGGCCGCTACGGCTCCTGCACAGGCTCCGGAGAGCATGTGGGAGCTGGGGTTGTACCGTCTCTGGGGATTAAAGTGCTCTTGCAGGAACTCGTAGGTCATGAAGTGAATGGCTTGGAAGGGGACATTCATGGTCAGCTGGGTGGTGTAGCTGCGGTAAAAGGCCCCAGCCCCTTCATTTTGCCACACTGCCCGTACACAGTCTGTCACCCGGTGGTACGGTGAGTTGTACATCTGCATCCTCTGCTTGACCACTGGACATGCCAtcgaggagcaagaggaggagagcGGAACAGCAGCCGGCCAGTGACACAGAGTATCCCCATCCAGGGTTCCGAGACGGCAGGTCAGAGCCAAcgggatggaaggagaaaaagatgaGTAAGATCCCTGTTAAGCGTTTGTGTTTCTCTTATTTTGGGGGAAGGATAGCCAGAGGGTTagtatgaagaaaaagaaaaaaaaaaaaagagcctgttCCCAGTAGGATTTCTTTAAAGCCAGGCAATTAATACTCAGTGTATCTACAGTTTAGTAACCCCAGAGAGTCTCTGGGAAATTAAGATCTGGCctgtctattattattattttaaccttTCCCAATAACAGATGACTCAGTGGAAGTGAACACAGTAATGAACTGAGTAGCAATTCCACTCCTCGGATATGAACTCTTAAAATTGAGAAGGGAGGAAAAATAAATGCTACCAAGAAGAAACTACAACCCTTATTCAAAAAGTGTAGGCTTCAGTTCCTCAAGTTTCCCGTCCCATTAGGCAGACACCATGGCTTAAGTTCTGTGCACCTCTAGCTGACGTTAGCCCTCTCTTTGTCCCCACGTGGAGAAACTGAACTGGAGGAATGTGGCAGCTACATTGGCCCCTCACATTTGGTGATCACCTCAATTCTCAGAATGTTTTTGGAGAATTTCTCCCCACTTAAAAAGCTAATACCCTAGTAGCAAAGAAAGGGTTAAACTACACAATTTAATCTTTCACTTTTGTTTACATTCCAGTAAGAAATGCAatactttaacttttaaaatgttaacatcCACCTTgagaaacacaaaataattttatacaaatTAGAGATCAAATATACTACAAAGGGGACTTCTAGGGAAGCCCAGGACTCGGCCAACAGAGCCATCACCTTTTCCGGGAACGCCTCAAAGATAAATTAAATCCCAGACTCTGCTGCTTCAACAAGTCCTCTCAAGCACCACACATATGGAGGGAGCGCCCTCTAGTGGTAGACCAAGATAAATGGGAGGATTCCCCATAAAAACTGTGCTCTGCTTTTCTTTGCAAGGTAGAACTAGAACCAAGGCATGAAGCTGTAGCTGCCCAGAAGAACGGTTAAAGAATCTTTACCTTCCGCTGGATTCATGGCTGCATCATGAAGTAATGTTGCCACACATCCGGCTGCACCTGCAAATGAGAAAACAACTGCCACATGTAAGGCCAAGAGGGTGAGCATGTCACTGAGGCCCCAGGTAAGAGTGAGTGGCTGTGACAGAGTGAGGAAAGGCATGGTAAGAGGCAGTCCAAGAGGTGGCTTCAGAACCCACTGCTCCTGAGCTCCAGCTCCCAGAAAGGAAGATGCACCCCAAACTTAAAAAGGCCGTCACTGCACATTCTACATCTGATAGGAAGGCCCAAAAGGGGCAAAGAAAATATGGCAAACATCTATTCTAATAAGAGCAGTCATGCCCTGGCAGGAAGCAGATACACTTCTGGCAAGGCATGCCACACAGCAATGGCCACCACTGCAGGGAGAATGAAGCCAGGTAGATAGAGCCTCGGTCTAACCTGCTTCCTATCCTGGGGCCTGGAAAACTCCTTCTCCTTTGGTCCTGACCCACTATACCCTGCTCTCCACTCAACGTGGCTTTCCACCTTCAAACCCTGGgttgctatttttttcctttatttctaccCAACCTGTAAAGCATCTGGATTCTCCAAACAgtccctgaccccacccccattcacttGTCAGGGCTGTCATGTCCTCATCAACACCAACTGCCTCTGATGACATGGGATCCTGAAAAGGTGAGGTGAAGAGCTGGGGCTCCATTAAGTCTTCCTTGAGTGGTTGGGTCACCTCCAACCCTGCCTTGAGACGCAGGCTACCACCCAACTACCAAGAAACACATAGTGGGGGTATGAGTGTGTCTCCACATTACCAGGCATTAGAAGCTGATGCCAGGGAGATGAGAGGAAAGTCAGGCTGGTAGGGAAGGGAGATTACTGTGACCTTTGTTGAGGTGCCCCAAAGGAGGAGTGGGGTTGAAGCAGCCCGCTGTCCAAGCACATGAGGTTTGGCAGTCCCTCCCCTATAATCTGGCCTACCCCAGCCCAAAGCTGCAGCTCCAAACCATGCTGAGACTGGGAAGCACTGACAGCAGCAAAGCCCAGAGAGTTGGGGAAGTGGGGGACCAGCACAGGAAGGCTCAATACCATTGGCAATATGGCTATTGCCCCCTGGATGGATTACATCACTCAATGTCTTTTTTAACTTTTCGTAGCAGGCAAAATAGAGGGCGTGGGCAGGCCCCGCGCCTGTTGCTGTGACATTCAGCCCCCGCATGGGCCTCCACAGGCCCTCTGTTCTTATAATTCTCCAGAGGGCCTCCAACACGTTTCGATAGCGGGCGGCTGGGTCAGGTTGTAGACTCTGCATCCGGGTCTGAAATTACAGCAAAAAACGCAAAGTCAGTGATTCCAACTTCTCGTCCGCCCCATCACACAGGCCCTGGACACCAGACAAGCCTGTGGGAGTGATCCTTCGTATCCAGCTTTTACTTCTTCCCAAATCTATGACTCATCTTTCCAAGCCTTGGACTTTTCTTCATCTAGTCCTCCATAGCCAAAAAGCAGAACACCCTTGAGAAGATCCTTTAAGAACACTGCCTCTTGGCAACATCCTCCAACTCCAAATGATCCACTATCTTAGCAATAAATACCAAGCGTGAGATCCAGGGTTGCTTTTTCACCTTAACAAAGTTTGGAGatcagggctggacagatggtgcAGTAGTTAAGAGCGTGcattactcttgcagagggcctgagttcagttcctacgCTGGGTGGTTtaaatgcctgtaattccagctccaggggatccaacactcttctctggcctctctggttacttgcactcaca
The nucleotide sequence above comes from Peromyscus maniculatus bairdii isolate BWxNUB_F1_BW_parent chromosome 1, HU_Pman_BW_mat_3.1, whole genome shotgun sequence. Encoded proteins:
- the Slc25a28 gene encoding mitoferrin-2 isoform X3; amino-acid sequence: MNPAEVVKQRMQMYNSPYHRVTDCVRAVWQNEGAGAFYRSYTTQLTMNVPFQAIHFMTYEFLQEHFNPQRRYNPSSHMLSGACAGAVAAAATTPLDVCKTLLNTQEPLALNSNITGHITGMASAFRTVYQVGGLTAYFRGVQARVIYQIPSTAIAWSVYEFFKYLITKRQDEWRAAK
- the Slc25a28 gene encoding mitoferrin-2 isoform X1, whose amino-acid sequence is MELEGRSAGGVAGGPAAGPGRSPGESALLDGWLQRGVGRGAGGGEAGACQPPVRQDPDSGPEYEALPAGATVTTHMVAGAVAGILEHCVMYPVDCVKTRMQSLQPDPAARYRNVLEALWRIIRTEGLWRPMRGLNVTATGAGPAHALYFACYEKLKKTLSDVIHPGGNSHIANGIEPSCAGPPLPQLSGLCCCQCFPVSAWFGAAALGWGAAGCVATLLHDAAMNPAEVVKQRMQMYNSPYHRVTDCVRAVWQNEGAGAFYRSYTTQLTMNVPFQAIHFMTYEFLQEHFNPQRRYNPSSHMLSGACAGAVAAAATTPLDVCKTLLNTQEPLALNSNITGHITGMASAFRTVYQVGGLTAYFRGVQARVIYQIPSTAIAWSVYEFFKYLITKRQDEWRAAK
- the Slc25a28 gene encoding mitoferrin-2 isoform X2, whose product is MELEGRSAGGVAGGPAAGPGRSPGESALLDGWLQRGVGRGAGGGEAGACQPPVRQDPDSGPEYEALPAGATVTTHMVAGAVAGILEHCVMYPVDCVKTRMQSLQPDPAARYRNVLEALWRIIRTEGLWRPMRGLNVTATGAGPAHALYFACYEKLKKTLSDVIHPGGNSHIANGAAGCVATLLHDAAMNPAEVVKQRMQMYNSPYHRVTDCVRAVWQNEGAGAFYRSYTTQLTMNVPFQAIHFMTYEFLQEHFNPQRRYNPSSHMLSGACAGAVAAAATTPLDVCKTLLNTQEPLALNSNITGHITGMASAFRTVYQVGGLTAYFRGVQARVIYQIPSTAIAWSVYEFFKYLITKRQDEWRAAK